AGGGCGAAGCGGAAGAGTTTTCCGGCACCGGAATGGTGATCACCGGCTCGGTGTTCACCGCCGGGGCCGCGCGTACCTTGTTTGGTCGTGACCCCCAATGACCGATAGCGAGCAGAACCCGCCGCCTGCCGACCCCTGGAAGAGTTTCCGGGGCGTGATGGCCGCGACGCTGATCCTGGAGGCGATCGTGGTGCTGCTGGCGATCCCGGTGGTCGGCGCCGTCGGCGGCGGATTGACCTCGGTATCCCTGGGCTACCTGGTCAGCGTGGCCGGGCTGCTCATCGTGCTGTGCGGTGTGCAGGGCAGGCCCTGGGCGATTTGGGTTAACCTCAGCGTCCAGCT
The Mycobacterium sp. 050128 genome window above contains:
- a CDS encoding DUF4233 domain-containing protein yields the protein MTDSEQNPPPADPWKSFRGVMAATLILEAIVVLLAIPVVGAVGGGLTSVSLGYLVSVAGLLIVLCGVQGRPWAIWVNLSVQLVVLAGFAVYPGVGFIGVLFAGLWLLIAYFRAEVRRRQGPTPPG